One segment of Coregonus clupeaformis isolate EN_2021a unplaced genomic scaffold, ASM2061545v1 scaf0294, whole genome shotgun sequence DNA contains the following:
- the LOC121562607 gene encoding NACHT, LRR and PYD domains-containing protein 1 homolog, with product MKLNVDHGGEFRLKSGLRKYACHLTLDPNTENPNLILYEGNRKVTWVEEKQHYEDHPDRFDRLPQVLCREGLSGSRYYWEVERDDDGAGIGVAYKGMKRKGVEKDSYIGFNRKSWGLFCSNRGYNFHHAGVIRSIPGPVSNRVGVYLDWPAGTLSFYSVSSSGTLTHLYTKHTTFTEPLYPGFEVYSSSVTLCQIDDQHIQSRDHGGECCIKPGPENTRDQIWIPQSCKTCDHVEDSTHWLQIEPLTSTVQGVKMFRHRTPKGRYECTVSGLRWVCDRDVILKYHFRNWEPYSQLLKDMQYGQGGPLLDITMELGELEEVHLPHFVCLGTNPSLRNEMKILHVEEHGVSVEEVHEVTRFHAKILHPKFSVISVILSYIFWRNIDVHCELMLYLSVKKQTLIPRLYLFPSNPSQIQAVKQQEKSEGSSRVLISRPEQAFKLNSYFRLNIPCSTAINPPKIHLIHRDSTPSFFRAVVKMTGVNIEMELFDDDERIAWKEVVSQDEYITATHSTSAVLGAGRLAESSLTGSAEQQLCSVRTEFVRRVSGPVLDGLLDGLLQHTVINQEEMESVKVIAERAEKARDIIDMVLRKGTESCSRMINLLGELDPCLCTQLQI from the exons ATGAAGCTGAA TGTGGATCATGGTGGAGAGTTCAGGCTGAAATCAGGGCTGAGGAAAT ATGCCTGTCATCTCACCCTGGACCCAAATACAGAAAACCCAAACCTGATACTGTATGAGGGGAACAGGAAGGTGACATGGGTGGAGGAGAAGCAGCATTATGAAGACCATCCAGACAGATTTGACCGTCTTCCCCAAGTTCTCTGCAGAGAAGGCTTATCTGGATCTCGttattactgggaggtggagagggatgatGACGGGGCTGGCATTGGTGTGGCGTACAAAGGAATGAAGAGGAAGGGAGTGGAGAAGGACAGTTATATTGGATTCAACAGGAAGTCCTGGGGTTTATTCTGCTCTAACAGAGGTTATAACTTTCACCATGCTGGAGTCATCAGATCCATCCCTGGTCCTGTTTCTAACAGAgttggagtgtatctggactggccagctggTACTTTGTCCTTCTATAGTGTGTCCTCCTCTGGTACACTGACACACCTTTACACAAAACACACCACATTCACTgaacccctctatcctgggtttgaGGTTTACTCCTCCTCAGTGACCCTGTGTCAGATAGATGACCAACACATTCAAAG CagagaccatggtggagagtgttgtatcaagcctggacctgagaacaccagagaccAGATAT GGATTCCTCAGAGCTGTAAGACTTGTGACCATGTTGAG GACTCCACACACTGGCTTCAGATTGAACCCTTGACTTCCACTGTCCAGGGAGTGAAAATGTTCAG GCACAGGACACCCAAGGGGCGTTATGAGTGCACAGTGTCTGGGCTCCGCTGGGTGTGTGACAGAGATGTCATTCTGAAGTATCACTTCAGGAACTGGGAACCCTACAGTCAACTTCTGAAAGACATGCAGTACGGACAAGGTGGTCCATTGCTGGACATCACTATGGAGTTAGGTGAACTGGAGGAAGTTCATCTGCCACACTTTGTCTGTTTAG GGACCAACCCTTCCCTGAGGAATGAGATGAAGATTCTTCATGTAGAGGAACATGGAGTGTCTGTTGAGGAAGTGCATGAGGTCACCAGATTCCATGCCAAAATTCTCCATCCCAAGTTCTCAGTTATCTCTGTTATACTGAGCTATATCTTTTGGCGGAACATAGATGTCCACTGTGAGCTGATGCTCTATCTGTCAGTGAAAAAGCAAACACTAATTCCACGCCTATACCTGTTCCCCAGTAACCCCAGCCAAATACAG GCTGTGAAACAACAGGAAAAGTCTGAAGGGTCTTCAAGGGTTCTCATCTCAAGACCGGAGCAGGCCTTCAAACTGAATAGTTACTTCAGGCTGAACATTCCCTGTTCTACCGCCATCAATCCACCG aagATTCATCTCATACATAGAGACTCCACACCAAGCTTTTTCAGGGCGGTTGTGAAAATGACAGGGGTTAACATTGAGATGGAGTTATTCGATGATGATGAGAGGATTGCATGGAAAGAAGTGGTATCACAAG ATGAATACATCACTGCCACCCATTCAACAA GTGCTGTGTTGGGGGCAGGGCGTCTGGCTGAGAGCAGTCTGACTGGTTCTGCAGAGCAGCAGCTGTGTTCTGTACGGACAGAGTTTGTGAGACGAGTGTCAGGACCTGTCCTGGATGGTCTGCTGGACGGACTCCTGCAGCACACAGTCATCAACCAGGAGGAAATGGAGTCAGTAAAGGTGATAGCTGAGAGGGCAGAGAAGGCACGTGACATCATCGACATGGTGTTGAGAAAAGGAACTGAGTCATGTTCCAGGATGATCAACCTTCTTGGGGAGCTGGACCCCTGTCTTTGTACACAGCTTCAGATCTAA
- the LOC123484380 gene encoding protein NLRC3-like yields the protein MSLSGEREEGATASKMTQDTSSKSVQKPRAESPAPSLLSMKSDQPPAFSQEPLPDDNKEVESLDSEDALKITHNLLDRRSQTLLTVQQDIKAKLKHKYQHISEGIGNQSLLKDIYTELYITEGGSGGVNKEHEVRQIEMASKKQTTQETPIKCNDIFKPLAGQDKPIRTVLTKGIAGIGKTVSVQKVILDWAEGKANQDVHFMFPLPFRDLNLKKDQYSLMQLLSHYFSELKEIDSIEDGETKTIFIFDGLDECRLPLDFKNNDRCCDVTKPTSVDVLLTNLIKGNLLPSALLWITSRPAAANQIPPECVDQVTEVRGFNDPQKEEYFRKKITDQNLANEIIKHMKTSRSLHIMCHMPVFCWISATVLEMMLKEAEKDEVPKTLTQMFTHFTLIQIIVKNKKYNKATETNPKELSQSDKEMILKLAKLAFQQLQKGNLIFYEEDLRECGLDVTEASEYSALCTEIFKEESGLNQEKVYSFVHLSMQEFLAAVHALESCLDKKENVFSTTSEDEDEESIQLSDLHRRAVDQALKSENGHLDLFLRFLLGLSLESNQNLLQGLLTQTGSTTQSNEETVERTVWYLSDKIKRESSPERIINLFHCLNELGANSLVEEMQTSLRSGTLSETYLQLDQCSALAYLLLMSEEVLEEFDLKTYTTSEEGYQRLLPVVKTCKRALLDRCDLTYKFCETLASALQTPNSPLRELDLSYNDLNIHKMR from the exons atgagtctctctggggagagagaggagggggccactgcctctaaaatgactcAAGACACCAGTTCTAAGAG TGTCCAGAAGCCCAGAGCAGAGTCACCTGCCCCCAGCCTGCTATCAATGAAGAGTGATCAGCCACCTGCTTTCAGCCAGGAACCATTACCAGATGACAATAAGGAAGTGGAGAGTTTGGACAGTGAGGATGCATTAAAGATCACACACAACCTTCTGGACAGAAGAA GTCAAACTCTTCTGACAGTCCAACAAGACATTAAGGCTAAACTGAAACACAAGTATCAACACATATCTGAAGGAATTGGAAACCAAAGTCTGTTAAAGgacatctacacagagctctacatcacagagggtggaagtgGAGGGGTCAATAAGGAACATGaggtgagacagatagagatggcatccaagaaacaaaccacacaagagacaccaatcaAATGCAACGACATCTTCAAGCCTTTAgctggacaagacaaacctatcagaactgtgctgacaaaaggaatcgctggcattggaaaaacagtctctgtgcagaaggtcatccttgactgggcagagggaaaagcaaatcaggacgtTCATTTCATGTTTCCTCTTCCTTTCCGTGATCTGAACCTGAAAAAGGACCAATACAGTCTGATGCAACTTCTTTCCCACTACTTCTCAGAGCTGAAAGAGATTGACAGCATTGAAGATGGTGAAACCAAAACTATTTTCatttttgatggtctggatgagtgtcgACTTCCTCTAGACTTCAAAAACAATGACAGGTGCTGTGATGTCACGAAGCCAACCTCGGTGGACgtgctgctgacaaacctcatcaaggggaatctgcttccctctgctctcctctggataacctcacggcctgcagcagccaatcagatccctcctgagtgtgttgaccaggtgacagaggtacgagggttcaatgatccacagaaggaggagtacttcaggaagaaaatcacagatcagaatctggccaatgaaatcatcaaacacatgaagacatcaaggagcctccacatcatgtgccacatgccagtcttctgttggatatcAGCCACTGTCCTTGAGATGATGCTGAAAGAGGCAGAGAAGGATGAAGTCCCCAAAACTCTGACCCAGATGTTCACACACTTCACGCTCATCCAAATCATTGTGaagaacaagaagtacaacaaagCCACAGAGACAAACCCAAAGGAACTGTCTCAGTCAGACAAAGAGATGATCCTGAAACTGGCAAAGCTGGCTTTCCAACAGCTGCAGAAGGGCAACCTGATCTTCTATGAGGAGGACCTGAGAGAGTGTGGCCTTGATGTCACAGAGGCATCAGAGTACTCAGCATTGTGTACAGAGATCTTTAAAGAAGAATCTGGGCTGAACCAAGAGAAGGTCTACAGCTTTGTGCATCTGAGCATGCAGGAGTTTCTAGCAGCAGTGCATGCTTTAGAATCATGTCTGGACaagaaggaaaatgttttttccACCACTAGTGAGGATGAAGATGAGGAGTCAATCCAGTTGTCTGACTTACACAGGAGAGCAGTGGACCAGGCCTTGAAGAGTGAgaatggacacctggacctgttcctccgcttccttctgggtctctcactggagtccaatcagaatctGCTACAAGGCCTTCTGACACAGACAGGaagtacaacacagagcaatgAGGAAACAGTTGAGAGAACAGTCTGGTACCTTTCAGACAAGATCAAAAGGGAATCCTCACCAGAAAGGATCATCAacttgttccactgtctgaatgaacttggTGCCAACTCTCTAGTTGAAGAAATGCAAACCTCCCTGCGATCAGGAACTCTTTCAGAAACATACCTACAACTTGACCAATGTTcagccctggcctacctgttactgatgtcagaggaggtgctggaggagttTGACCTGAAGACATACACCACATCAGAGGAAGGTTATCAGAGGTTGCTGCCGGTAGTGAAAACCTGCAAGAGAGCACT ACTGGATCGCTGTGACCTCACATATAAATTCTGTGagactctggcttcagctctgcagacaccaaactcccccctgagagaactggacctcagctacaatgacct AAACATACATAAAATGCGATAA